Proteins encoded within one genomic window of Microbacterium sp. LKL04:
- a CDS encoding LysM peptidoglycan-binding domain-containing protein, translating into MIGSIALSLSLLPVDAATADDHDRSAPRPLSAKAHATPVPAASPATTVGTPAARAAVRTHVVARGETISAIAAANGVRTADVLAWNDLGWRSLIHPGDVLRLGPKTEKTDAEPSRPARGTASAYEVRPGDTLWSIAQRHGMSVASLVRANELGASSIIHPGQKLTVTELAAHRAAAPAPSPRAAAGPVHEVSAGETLWAIAADSGTSLARLLDANGLDEASIIYPGQKLRIPAAAAPRAASTQSRPGQTDLDAEQIANVRTIIEVGRDRGVSRDGIAIALATAMVESWIRNLDGGDRDSVGLFQQRPSAGWGNEKQIRDPRRSAAAFFGGSSDPNGDRTRGLLDIDGWEEMAFGDAAQAVQISAYPERYGPWKDEAYRWLDLYG; encoded by the coding sequence GTGATCGGGTCGATCGCTCTCTCGCTGTCCCTTCTCCCCGTCGACGCGGCCACGGCGGACGATCACGACCGCTCGGCGCCCCGACCGCTGTCGGCGAAGGCACACGCGACGCCCGTCCCAGCCGCGAGCCCCGCCACGACCGTCGGGACACCCGCCGCGCGCGCTGCTGTGCGGACACATGTCGTCGCCCGCGGGGAGACCATCAGCGCGATCGCGGCGGCGAACGGTGTCCGCACGGCCGACGTCCTGGCATGGAACGACCTCGGATGGCGTTCGCTCATCCACCCCGGCGACGTCCTCCGCCTCGGACCGAAGACGGAGAAGACGGATGCCGAGCCCTCCCGGCCCGCCCGGGGTACGGCATCCGCCTATGAAGTCCGTCCCGGCGACACGCTCTGGTCCATCGCACAGCGCCACGGGATGAGCGTCGCCTCTCTGGTCCGCGCCAACGAGCTCGGCGCGTCGTCGATCATCCACCCGGGCCAGAAACTCACGGTCACGGAACTCGCCGCGCATCGCGCCGCGGCACCGGCGCCGTCCCCCCGAGCCGCGGCGGGGCCGGTGCACGAGGTATCCGCCGGCGAGACGCTCTGGGCGATCGCCGCGGACAGCGGCACCTCCCTCGCACGACTCCTCGACGCGAACGGGCTCGACGAGGCATCCATCATCTACCCCGGGCAGAAGCTCCGCATCCCCGCCGCTGCGGCGCCTCGGGCCGCCTCCACGCAATCGCGTCCTGGGCAGACCGACCTGGATGCCGAGCAGATCGCGAACGTCCGGACCATCATCGAGGTCGGACGGGACCGGGGCGTCTCGCGGGACGGAATCGCCATCGCGCTTGCGACGGCGATGGTCGAATCCTGGATCCGCAACCTGGACGGCGGCGACCGGGACTCGGTCGGCCTCTTCCAGCAGCGCCCGAGTGCCGGCTGGGGAAACGAGAAGCAGATCCGCGACCCCCGTCGGTCGGCGGCCGCGTTCTTCGGCGGCTCATCCGATCCGAACGGCGACCGCACGCGCGGCCTCCTCGACATCGACGGGTGGGAGGAGATGGCCTTCGGGGACGCAGCCCAGGCCGTGCAGATCTCGGCGTAC
- a CDS encoding Rv2175c family DNA-binding protein: protein MSTDWLSLPELVELTGEPLGRVRRMLDEHQLVASRRFGAPRVPSVFLVDGAPISSLRGTIIVLHDAGFSDDETIDWLLAPEDSIGFAPIDALRQGRKSEVRRVAQTLA from the coding sequence GTGTCCACTGATTGGCTGAGTCTTCCCGAACTGGTCGAGCTGACCGGGGAGCCGCTCGGGCGCGTGCGGCGGATGCTCGACGAGCATCAGCTCGTCGCCTCCCGCCGCTTCGGCGCGCCGCGGGTTCCCTCCGTCTTCCTGGTGGACGGGGCGCCGATCTCGTCCCTCCGGGGGACCATCATCGTGTTGCACGATGCCGGGTTCTCCGATGACGAGACCATCGACTGGCTCCTCGCGCCCGAGGACTCGATCGGCTTCGCGCCGATCGACGCCCTGCGTCAGGGACGCAAGAGCGAGGTCCGTCGGGTCGCGCAGACGCTCGCCTGA
- a CDS encoding polyprenyl synthetase family protein: MSSSLDPIVAVSQRVERFLEAQREAASEFGDEARAFVESGASAATGGKAFRARFCLAGFRAVATAGGRTSIAPDAVITASAALEIFHAAALVHDDVIDRSDTRRGRPASHRAWEAEHRATAWAGDAEEFGRSAAILLGDLLVAWSDDLLEEGLADVENPRAHRARTEFARMRREVTIGQFLDVAEESAYVVAPVDTHPDRALRVASLKSARYSVQHPLQLGATLADADDEQYRALAAFGHPIGLAFQLRDDVLGVFGDSAVTGKPVGDDLREGKRTLLIAYARASLPAGALRIFDELVGERDLTPEQVAHLQQTIVDTGALARVEELITDWAAEADRALRGARLGHGAVGDLRDLARAATVRAA; encoded by the coding sequence GTGTCCTCCTCTCTCGACCCGATCGTCGCCGTTTCTCAGCGAGTCGAGAGGTTCCTCGAGGCGCAGCGCGAAGCCGCATCCGAATTCGGCGACGAAGCGCGCGCCTTCGTGGAATCCGGCGCGTCCGCGGCGACCGGCGGCAAGGCGTTCCGAGCCCGCTTCTGCCTCGCCGGCTTCCGAGCGGTGGCGACGGCAGGCGGCCGGACATCGATCGCACCGGACGCGGTGATCACCGCCTCCGCAGCCCTGGAGATCTTCCACGCCGCGGCACTCGTGCACGACGACGTCATCGACCGATCCGACACCCGGCGGGGGCGCCCTGCGTCCCATCGCGCATGGGAAGCAGAGCACCGCGCGACCGCCTGGGCGGGTGACGCTGAAGAGTTCGGTCGATCTGCGGCGATCCTCCTGGGCGACCTCCTCGTGGCGTGGAGCGACGACCTGCTCGAAGAGGGGCTGGCAGACGTCGAGAACCCACGGGCCCACCGTGCGCGCACGGAGTTCGCACGGATGCGCCGCGAGGTGACGATCGGGCAGTTCCTCGACGTCGCGGAGGAATCCGCTTATGTCGTGGCACCCGTCGACACCCACCCCGACCGCGCTCTGCGCGTCGCGTCGTTGAAGTCCGCCCGGTACAGCGTCCAGCACCCGCTCCAGCTCGGCGCCACCCTCGCCGACGCGGACGACGAGCAGTACCGTGCGCTGGCGGCGTTCGGTCACCCCATCGGACTCGCCTTCCAGCTGCGCGACGACGTCCTCGGGGTGTTCGGAGACAGCGCGGTCACCGGCAAACCCGTGGGCGACGATCTCCGTGAAGGCAAGCGCACCCTCCTCATCGCGTACGCGCGCGCGTCCCTCCCCGCCGGCGCCCTCCGCATCTTCGACGAACTCGTCGGCGAGCGGGATCTCACCCCTGAGCAGGTGGCGCACCTGCAGCAGACGATCGTCGACACCGGAGCGCTCGCACGCGTGGAAGAACTGATCACAGATTGGGCGGCCGAGGCGGACAGAGCGCTTCGCGGCGCTCGGCTCGGTCACGGCGCAGTCGGTGATCTGCGCGACCTCGCTCGGGCGGCGACGGTCCGCGCCGCCTGA
- a CDS encoding DUF3040 domain-containing protein, translating into MPLSEQEQRLLDEMERHLMRNDADVVSADRGAAPLSYRNIVYGSVIVLLGIAGLVVGVATSLIVIGVVAFVVMVVGVVLAFTPAKGAAAARNATGTRKPRAAKAAASASFMDRMNDRWDRRNDDR; encoded by the coding sequence ATGCCACTGTCAGAACAGGAGCAGCGTCTGCTGGACGAGATGGAACGCCATCTCATGCGCAACGACGCCGATGTTGTCAGCGCGGACCGTGGAGCGGCGCCGCTCAGCTACCGCAACATCGTCTACGGGTCCGTCATCGTGCTCTTGGGTATCGCCGGCCTCGTCGTCGGCGTGGCCACATCGCTGATCGTGATCGGCGTGGTCGCCTTCGTCGTCATGGTCGTCGGCGTCGTCCTCGCCTTCACACCGGCCAAGGGTGCGGCAGCCGCACGGAACGCGACCGGTACGCGTAAGCCGCGCGCCGCGAAGGCAGCGGCATCCGCCTCTTTCATGGATCGCATGAACGACCGCTGGGATCGCCGCAACGACGATCGCTGA